The proteins below are encoded in one region of Sminthopsis crassicaudata isolate SCR6 chromosome 1, ASM4859323v1, whole genome shotgun sequence:
- the LOC141551665 gene encoding uncharacterized protein LOC141551665 isoform X6 gives MAPFQTKDEQAQSVFSSVHSTVYFAYSYDIPKPDLITQTEQGEKPFIRDQGHLGTRELTVGSRTDEPLDLKSTWDQLSSGNSTFSSSKEPENLQNQNSSWLLPFRCNECNKVFAHKSQLANHIRIHREKNPFFCTKCNKNYGRKDRLLRHQRLHTGERPFQCPECDKSFHQKGHLLRHLSLHTGERPFQCPECDKSFRVKADMKAHQRRHSGERPFLCPECGKGFTKHCHLTEHIRLHTGEKPFHCPECDKSFRLKADMKGHLRTHKATSFCCSECDKSFSKQSKLTAHVKVHTKKQQYKGLLHGLMDLDWN, from the exons GCTATGACATTCCCAAACCAGACTTGATAACCCAGACTGAACAAGGAGAAAAGCCATTCATCAGAGATCAGGGACACTTGGGCACAAGGGAACTGACTGTTGGTTCCAGGACTGATGAACCTCTTGACTTGAAGAGCACATGGGATCAACTGTCTTCTG GGAATTCTACATTTTCAAGTTCAAAAGAGCCAGAAAACCTTCAAAACCAGAATTCTTCTTGGCTTTTACCATTCCGCTGTAATGAGTGTAATAAGGTTTTCGCCCACAAATCTCAACTAGCCAATCACATCAGGATACACAGAGAGAAGAACCCCTTCTTCTGCACCAAGTGCAATAAGAACTATGGCAGGAAGGACCGACTGCTCCGGCATCAGCGCCTGCACACGGGGGAGAGGCCCTTCCAATGCCCTGAGTGTGACAAGAGCTTCCATCAGAAGGGCCATCTGCTCAGGCACCTGTCCCTGCACACAGGGGAGAGACCCTTTCAATGCCCCGAGTGTGACAAGAGCTTCCGAGTAAAAGCCGACATGAAGGCCCACCAGCGCCGGCACAGCGGGGAAAGGCCGTTCTTGTGTCCGGAATGTGGTAAGGGCTTCACCAAACACTGCCATCTTACCGAGCACATCAGACTGCACACCGGGGAGAAGCCCTTCCATTGCCCTGAGTGTGACAAGAGTTTTCGCCTGAAAGCAGACATGAAGGGTCACTTGCGTACTCACAAGGCCACATCATTCTGCTGCAGCGAGTGCGATAAGTCCTTCTCCAAGCAGTCCAAACTCACAGCCCATGTTAAGGTACATACCAAGAAACAGCAATACAAGGGCCTGCTCCATGGACTGATGGACCTGGACTGGAATTAA
- the LOC141551665 gene encoding uncharacterized protein LOC141551665 isoform X7, with protein MKTNYRTLVSLGYDIPKPDLITQTEQGEKPFIRDQGHLGTRELTVGSRTDEPLDLKSTWDQLSSGNSTFSSSKEPENLQNQNSSWLLPFRCNECNKVFAHKSQLANHIRIHREKNPFFCTKCNKNYGRKDRLLRHQRLHTGERPFQCPECDKSFHQKGHLLRHLSLHTGERPFQCPECDKSFRVKADMKAHQRRHSGERPFLCPECGKGFTKHCHLTEHIRLHTGEKPFHCPECDKSFRLKADMKGHLRTHKATSFCCSECDKSFSKQSKLTAHVKVHTKKQQYKGLLHGLMDLDWN; from the exons GCTATGACATTCCCAAACCAGACTTGATAACCCAGACTGAACAAGGAGAAAAGCCATTCATCAGAGATCAGGGACACTTGGGCACAAGGGAACTGACTGTTGGTTCCAGGACTGATGAACCTCTTGACTTGAAGAGCACATGGGATCAACTGTCTTCTG GGAATTCTACATTTTCAAGTTCAAAAGAGCCAGAAAACCTTCAAAACCAGAATTCTTCTTGGCTTTTACCATTCCGCTGTAATGAGTGTAATAAGGTTTTCGCCCACAAATCTCAACTAGCCAATCACATCAGGATACACAGAGAGAAGAACCCCTTCTTCTGCACCAAGTGCAATAAGAACTATGGCAGGAAGGACCGACTGCTCCGGCATCAGCGCCTGCACACGGGGGAGAGGCCCTTCCAATGCCCTGAGTGTGACAAGAGCTTCCATCAGAAGGGCCATCTGCTCAGGCACCTGTCCCTGCACACAGGGGAGAGACCCTTTCAATGCCCCGAGTGTGACAAGAGCTTCCGAGTAAAAGCCGACATGAAGGCCCACCAGCGCCGGCACAGCGGGGAAAGGCCGTTCTTGTGTCCGGAATGTGGTAAGGGCTTCACCAAACACTGCCATCTTACCGAGCACATCAGACTGCACACCGGGGAGAAGCCCTTCCATTGCCCTGAGTGTGACAAGAGTTTTCGCCTGAAAGCAGACATGAAGGGTCACTTGCGTACTCACAAGGCCACATCATTCTGCTGCAGCGAGTGCGATAAGTCCTTCTCCAAGCAGTCCAAACTCACAGCCCATGTTAAGGTACATACCAAGAAACAGCAATACAAGGGCCTGCTCCATGGACTGATGGACCTGGACTGGAATTAA